In Colius striatus isolate bColStr4 chromosome 17, bColStr4.1.hap1, whole genome shotgun sequence, the following proteins share a genomic window:
- the PSMD9 gene encoding 26S proteasome non-ATPase regulatory subunit 9 yields MAQPGESRPLTVRDVQQLVRRKDAVEAQIKAYYELLDAQKGVGMHEALVDAEGFPRDDIDLYQVRTARHNIVCLQNDHKALMKQVEEALHQLHAREKEKHARDEAEALAEAMGHKQSLPQAFARVNAVTPGSPASISGLQVDDEIVEFGSVNINNFQNLQNIATVVQHSQGSPLSVTVIRSGKKVHVGLTPKRWAGKGLLGCNIVPLQR; encoded by the exons GGCGGAAGGACGCGGTGGAGGCGCAAATCAAGGCTTACTACGAGCTGCTGGACGCC CAAAAGGGCGTCGGGATGCACGAGGCGCTGGTGGACGCGGAGGGGTTTCCCCGCGACGACATCGACCTCTACCAAGTGCGAACCGCCCGGCACAACATCGTCT GTCTGCAGAATGATCACAAGGCCCTGATGAAGCAGGTGGAGGAAGCTCTGCACCAGCTGCACGCCCGGGAGAAGGAGAAACATGCGAGGGACGAGGCAGAGGCGCTGGCTGAGGCCATGGGCCACAAGCAGAGCCTCCCCCAGGCCTTTGCCAGGGTGAACGCCGTGACGCCGGGGTCTCCTGCCAGTATCTCG GGACTTCAGGTCGATGATGAGATTGTGGAGTTTGGTTCTGTCAACATAAACAACTTCCAGAACCTGCAGAACATCGCCACGGTGGTGCAGCACAGCCAAGGG AGCCCCCTGAGCGTGACTGTGATCCGCAGCGGCAAAAAAGTGCATGTGGGGCTGACTCCGAAGCGCTGGGCTGGGAAAGGCCTCCTGGG ctGCAACATCGTCCCCTTGCAAAGATGA